In Bufo gargarizans isolate SCDJY-AF-19 chromosome 6, ASM1485885v1, whole genome shotgun sequence, a single genomic region encodes these proteins:
- the LOC122941849 gene encoding uncharacterized protein LOC122941849 yields MDCLARILKEEQPSFLEELRTIVREEVQAAGMNQPPSLPVPASPPSKRTRVHLVSDSEEETGYPSDDLEDQIPPSVSEEPRKYLFSSDQLDSLLTAVRQTMAVEEEEPKRSIQDEMFGGLRARKRKIFPVNSYLQDLIKEEWEEGDKKLYIPREFKSRLAFNPEETKLWDEIPKVDIQVAKVVKKTSIPFEDSSQLKDPMDRKMDGLLKKAWESSAATINANISATSVARAMCLWLEQLEEHLKIKTSREEILESLPLLKFAASFMADASELRPK; encoded by the exons ATGGATTGCTTAGCAAGAATCCTGAAGGAAGAACAACCATCCTTTCTGGAAGAGCTGAGAACCATCGTCAGGGAGGAAGTACAGGCGGCCGGAATGAATCAGCCCCCTTCTCTTCCAGTTCCCGCTTCCCCTCCGTCCAAGCGTACCAGGGTACACTTAGTATCGGATTCAGAGGAAGAAACCGGGTACCCTTCAGACGATCTGGAGGATCAGATCCCCCCGTCGGTGTCAGAGGAGCCTAGGAAATACCTGTTTTCCTCGGATCAGCTGGACTCGCTCCTTACTGCAGTAAGGCAGACcatggcagtggaggaggaggagccgaAACGTTCTATACAGGACGAGATGTTCGGCGGATTAAGGGCCAGGAAAAGAAAGATTTTCCCGGTGAATTCTTACCTTCAAGATCTGATCAAAGAGGAATGGGAAGAAGGTGACAAAAAACTctatattcccagagaattcaagAGCAGACTGGCCTTCAATCCAGAGGAGACTAAACTTTGGGATGAAATTCCAAAAGTCGACATCCAGGTGGCCAAGGTGGTGAAGAAGACATCTATTCCATTCGAGGATTCTTCACAATTAAAAGATCCCATGGACCGGAAAATGGATGGACTCCTGAAGAAGGCCTGGGAATCCTCAGCGGCCACTATTAATGCTAACATTTCAGCAACCTCAGTGGCTCGAGCAATGTGCTTATGGCTGGAGCAACTGGAGGAGCATCTCAAGATAAAGACCTCCAGGGAGGAAATTCTTGAGTCCTTACCCTTATTAAAATTTGCTGCATCCTTCATGGCGGACGCCTCAG AGCTCAGGCCCAAATAA